One genomic segment of Hordeum vulgare subsp. vulgare chromosome 2H, MorexV3_pseudomolecules_assembly, whole genome shotgun sequence includes these proteins:
- the LOC123428666 gene encoding uncharacterized protein LOC123428666 — MPVGCPPESPQKKSQGERSRTTRRPNCPSNPRHFGASSPSASAGSPSPVAVGRGFLSPSLPVATPQTRPPLSAAAKSTPASISTIGDLRGLAASSLDLLKRRLDALHADDARDLDASHSRISKRIKMHTQSCLKMEEEAEKEHKKMVDKVSLQADEMKASYKKLVTEVQSSLSRVCKVTLPEIGKSMARALDGLRSRYNIPATTT; from the exons ATGCCGGTGGGGTGCCCGCCTGAGTCACCTCAGAAGAAGTCGCAGGGGGAGCG atcccgGACGACGCGACGTCCCAACTGCCCATCTAACCCTCGTCACTTCGGCGCCTCGTCGCCGTCCGCCAGCGCCGGGTCTCCCTCTCCTGTCGCGGTCGGGCGAGGCTTCCTCTCGCCCTCCTTACCAGTGGCGACGCCCCAGACCAGACCCCCCCTCTCCGCGGCGGCCAAGTCCACCCCGGCCTCCATCTCCACCATCGGCGACCTGAGGGGCCTCGCCGCGTCCAGCCTCGACTTGCTCAAGCGCCGCCTCGATGCGCTCCACGCCGACGACGCCCGTGACCTCGATGCCTCCCACTCCCGCATCTCCAAGCGCATCAAG ATGCACACGCAGAGCTGCctgaagatggaggaggaggcggagaaggagcaCAAGAAGATGGTCGACAAGGTCTCACTGCAAGCCGACGAGATGAAG GCATCCTACAAGAAGTTGGTGACAGAGGTGCAGTCGTCTTTGTCTCGTG TGTGCAAGGTGACCTTACCTGAGATAGGAAAGTCCATGGCCAGAGCTCTCGATGGCCTGCGCAGTCGCTACAACATCCCAGCTACAACAACTTAG